AACGGCGCGGTCATCTTCACCCTGCCCCGCGTGGCCGTCCTGCGGACCATGATCTTCAGCCACCTGATCCACCACCGGGGGCAGTTGAGTGTCTACCTGCGCCTGCTGGACGTGCCGCTGCCCTCCGCCTACGGTCCCAGCGCGGACACGGCCTCATGAGTCGCCCTGTCAGTTTCGTCTGCCTTTCTGCGTTGCTCCTTTTGGCGTCTGTTCCCGCGGCCGCGGATTCGGCGGGGCGCACGCCCCTGTTTGCGGACACGGAATTCCAGGGCGGTTTTAATCTTTCCGCCGTGGACGCCTCGCATAAGCCCGTTGAGATTGGCCGAATGCTCGCGTCAAACCCGGACAAGCCCCCACGCTGGAGGCTGTGCCAATGGGGCACCCGTTTCAGTCTGGAAAACACTCCGGAACTGGCCGGGCCCGACGGCGCGCGGACGCGGGAAAATTCAGGAAAGGCCGTGCGGGTCTTTCCGGAGGGGATGAAAGGCGGGGGCCTGTGGTTTGAAGTAAAAGGCGGGGAGGAATACGGCGGCAGGCTCAGGCAATACGGTGAGTCCTGGCCCCATCTGCTGCTCGAGCAGCGCCTTCCGGACATCCCCGTGGACAAATTCTCGGCCATGCCATTCCAGGTCGAGTTTATGGTCGCCAAATGCGACGCAACAGTCAAGGAGGGCCTGGACCCCGGCCTGCACACGGCCCATGTCAACGCGTTCTTCACCGTCCACAACGGCAATGCGGAAAGCCCCGACCACAACGACATGATCTGGTTCGGCCTGCCCCTTTACGACGCGCGCTACGATATCCCCATCGGCCACCAGGCCCTGGATGTCGGCCAGGCGAACGCCACCAACAAGTTCATCTGCTCCATGGACGGCGCGAAATTCTTCAACCAGCCGGTGGTTGTCGGAAAGTGGCACACCCTCGACTGCGACCTGGTTCCGCTGCTGCGGGAGGCGCTCGCCGCGTCGCAGGCCCGGGGATTTCTGGCGACCACACGATTCGAGGACCTGATTTTGACCACCTTCAACCTGGGCTGGGAAGTGCCCGGCCCCTATGACTGCGCCGTCCACCTCCGGCATCTGACACTGGAGGGCGCGCAAAAGGGGGAATAAACCTAAAAACGGCGGGTGAGATTTCGAGTAGCCACTTAAATCATGGCCTGCTTGGACTTTATGCACAATCCCAAGGTTAACCCCGTTGGTGTGTGTCTTTCATATCCACCCCGTCCACCCCCTCCACCCCGTCCGTGCCCATCCGTGCCCGTCCGTGCCCGTCCGTGTCAGTCCGTGCCCGTCCGTGCCCATCCGTGCCCGTCCGTGCCCGTCCGTGCCTGTCCACCCCCTCCACCCCGTCCACCCCGTCCGTGCCCGTCCGTGCCCGTCCGTGCCCGTCCGTGTCAGTCCGTGTCAGTCCGTGTCTGTCCATGATTTGGCGCAACGAACCCGGTTTCAGCTTCCGTTTTAAGGATAATGGCCTTTATGTGGAGCCACAAAGGCCCCGCCCCTCACAGTATCCCGATTTTTTCCCCGGCCCTCCGCCAGAAACCCTTGGCCTCGATGGCATTGGCGGTGAGAATGGCGCTTTCCCCGAAGACATGGCCGTCTAGGACCAGTTTCACGCTTCCCACCTCGGCCCCGGCGGGCACGGGCGCCTTCAGTGTCGTGGGCACGGTCACCTCCAGTTGGAGTTTCGCGGCGTCCTCGTTTTTCACCACCACCTCGAGGGGGTCCCGGGCGACCAGCGCCACCGAGGGCGACATGCCGTTGGGCACGGGCACGGGATTGCCCACCACCATGCCCGGCGAGAGCGGCCGGACCCGGCGGACCATGGTGAAAGCCTTTTCCAGCGCCTCCTCGGCGCTTTTGAAGCGTCCGCGCTTGGTGTCGCCCATGACCACGGCGATGACCCGGACGCCGTCGCGCAGGGCCGTGGCGGTGATGCAGAATCCGGCGGCGTGGATGAATCCCGTTTTGATGCCGTCGCATCCGGGAACCACGCCGAGCAGCTTGTTGGTGCTCTGCTTCATCCCGTCGGACTCGCGGAAAACCAGTTCCCGCATCGAGGTCCATTTGAGAATGTTGGGGTGCTTGACGCATTCCCGGCCAAGAACGGCCATGTCCCGCGCCGTGGTAAGGTCGAAGGACTCCCCTTTCGACGGGGGCAAGCCGTGGACGCTGTTGAACTCGCTGTCCTTCATGCCGAGCTCGCGCGCCCGCGCGTTCATGGCCTTGAGGTACGCCTCCTTGCCGCCCCAGAGGCCCTCCGCCACGGCCATGGCGGCGTCGTTGGCCGAGGCCACGGCCACGGCGGCCATGAGCTCGCCGAGGGTGTGCGAGTCGCCGGTGCGGACATAGACCTGGGTGCCGCCCATGCTCTCGGCCAGCCGGCTTATCTGGATTTTCTGGTCGTAGGACCATTTTCCCGACATCACCCCCTCGTCAACGACCAGCATCATCATCATCTTGATCATGCTCGCCGGGGGGCGGCGCAGGTCCGCGTTCTGCTCGAAGAGGACCATGCCGGTTTCGGCCTCGACACAGTACACGCTCTCCGGCAGTGCCGCGTAATATTCCGCCGTTCCGGGGGCCGGGGCGGCTGGTGCGGACATCATGGAGGCAACGGCGGCGGTGCAAAGCAGCACAAACATCAAACAGGCAACCTTTCGGATGGTTCGCTCCGGGACGGCCCGCGCCGGGCCCGTCGGCCGGGGTTCAGGCGGACTGGATAATGTCCGCCAGCTCGCTTATGGTAAAGGGTTTCCGGATGACGCCCGCCACGGCGGGGTTTTTCTCCATCGGACCGCGAAGCCCGGTCATCACATAGACCGGGGTGCCCGTGGTCTGCGGGGCCTCCGTGAAGGCCCGGACCACCTCGGCGACCCGCGCGCCCGGCGCGTCGCCGTCCAGAAAGATGGCGTCCGGGCGGACGGTGAGCGCCATGTCCAGGGCGGAGGGGGGCGCGTCCGTGCACATGCAGCCGATGTCCCGGTACTTCAGCGCCGTGGCCACCCACTCGCGCATGCCGGGGTCGGTGTCTATGACAAACACATACCGCCTGTTTCGCGCGGGCGGGAAGGGCTCGAACGGCCTCAGCGTCTCCTCGACCGTCTCCCCGGCGCACAGCCGGCGCGCGGCCTCGTCCAGTTCCGCCGCGTGGAACGGCTTCACGAGGAACTCCGTGTGGGGCCAGTGTCCGCGCTCCTCCGCGAGAATGACATCGCTTTCCATGGTGCACACCAGCGCGGGAAGCGCCAGAACTTCCGTGTTTTGGCGGAGCAGGCGCAGGGTGGTCCGTCCCAGCACGTCGCCCGATGACTCATTGATCACCAGAAGGTCCGGGCGAAGTTCCGCGGCCTTCCGCACCGCCTGGTAGCCGCCAGGAGCCCAGTGGACCGCCGCGGGCCCGGGCAGCGCGGCAAGGGCGCGGGCGAAATCCTCGCGCTCGCCCGCCACCAAAAGGGTCTTTCCCTCAAGCACCCGCGTCTCTTCGCCGCCGTCCCGACGCGCCGCGAAGAGCGCGTCCGGCAGGTGCACCGTGAACACCGCCCCCTCGTTCAGCGCGCTGCGCAGATGGATGCTCCCGCCCTGGGCCTCGACCATGTTTTTGGCGAGGGAGAGCCCGATGCCCGTTCCCTCATATTGGCGCGCCTTCGAGCTGTCCACCTGGAAAAAGCGGTCAAAAACCCGCGCATGGTATGCCGGGGCGATGCCGATGCCGTCGTCCTCGACCGTGATCGAGAGGCCCGTGTTGTGCCAGGCTTCGGCGGTGACGGTGATGTTCCCGCCGCGTCCGGTGAATTTGACGGCGTTGTTCAGGAGGATGCCGATCACCTGGGCCATTTTCTCCCGGTCGGCCCACACATGCAGCGGCTCCCCGGGGAGGTCCATGCGCACTTGAAGGTTCTTTTCCAGGGCGTCCGGGTGTATGGCCGCCACCGCCTCCGCCGCCAGGTCCTGCGCCGTGAAGAGGTTGTACACCGGCTGGATGCCGCGAATCTGCATGCGGCTGTACTCGATCATCTCATTGATGAGGCCGAGAAGGCGCCCCACATTCCGCTCCATCACCCGCACGGCCCCCTGCTGCGCCTCCGAAAGCGCGCCCAGACCCCCGTCCCCGAAAAGCTCCACATACCCCTGGATCGTGCTCAGGGGGGTGCGAAGCTCGTGGCTGACGTTCGAAAGGAAGCTGTCCTTGGCGCGGTCGTGCATGCGCAGCTCCTCGTTCGCCCGCTCCAGCTCGCGGGCGCGCACGACCAGTTTCTGCTGCATCCTGCGGATTTCCGCAATGCCCGTGACTACCAGCGAATGGCCCTGCTCCGCCTGCCCCTCCCTGCGGGGCAGGGGGGCCGAGGCCACAACGGCGGGGACGGCGCGCCCGTCGCTGTCCAAAAACTCGATTTCCTGCCGGAGCCCCCGCTCGGCCTCCGTCGTGGACCGGGCCAGCAGGTTGAGCAGGCGCGAGCGGCTGGCGTCCTCCAGCAGCTCTAAGATGTCCCGCGCGTGGTGTTCCTCCTCGGGCAGTCCCACGAGCGCGGCGAAACGCGCGTTCACAAACCGGATGTCGTTCTCCCGGTCCACCGTCAGAAAGCCCTCGTTCATGGAGAGCAGGAGGTTGCGGAACTGCTCCTCGGAGGCCTGAAGTTTTCTGGTCTGCTCCTCGACGAGTTCCCGAAGTTCGCGGGCGTATTGCTCGACACGCTGGGTCAGGCGGGCATGCTCGGTGATGTCCCGGACCGTGGCGATGGTGGCCGTGTGGCCGCCCTGACGGCTGAAGACGGGCACGCCGCTGAAAAGAAGCACCTTTTCCCGGTCCCCCACCCGGACATGCATCTCGTACTCCGAGGCGACACCCTGCGCGCGCCGGTCAAGGTGCTCGCGGACCGGGGCCATGTCGAAGCGCTCCGCAAGTTCGCGGGCGTTGCTCCCCACCACCTCGCTCCGCGCCACCCCGAACATGTCAAGAAAGCGCTGGTTGACCAGGCAGATGGTGCCGTCGCCCGTGCTCAGCACGAAACCGTCGGTGATGTGCTCCGCCAGCAGCCGGAACCGCTCGGCGATTTCCTCGGTGTCCTCGCCGGTGCGCACCACGGAGTAAAGCACCACGGCCAGGCCCAGAAAAAGGCTCCCAATGCCGATGATGCGCGACACCTGCCCGGCCTCGGGGGACAGCAGCAGGGACGCCGCGATGTTCTCCGTGATGCCCGTGACCGCCGCGACCGCGCCCAGCACGAGG
This portion of the Candidatus Hydrogenedentota bacterium genome encodes:
- a CDS encoding D-alanyl-D-alanine carboxypeptidase — encoded protein: MFVLLCTAAVASMMSAPAAPAPGTAEYYAALPESVYCVEAETGMVLFEQNADLRRPPASMIKMMMMLVVDEGVMSGKWSYDQKIQISRLAESMGGTQVYVRTGDSHTLGELMAAVAVASANDAAMAVAEGLWGGKEAYLKAMNARARELGMKDSEFNSVHGLPPSKGESFDLTTARDMAVLGRECVKHPNILKWTSMRELVFRESDGMKQSTNKLLGVVPGCDGIKTGFIHAAGFCITATALRDGVRVIAVVMGDTKRGRFKSAEEALEKAFTMVRRVRPLSPGMVVGNPVPVPNGMSPSVALVARDPLEVVVKNEDAAKLQLEVTVPTTLKAPVPAGAEVGSVKLVLDGHVFGESAILTANAIEAKGFWRRAGEKIGIL
- a CDS encoding PAS domain S-box protein, encoding MRQAAVGPRIGRRAEIQRRLVYYFIPILIGLGGLVFSRQFDHPFWRAAILTISVALPLYAVGNLLARYHTGRIERLIMLSGVMLLVLGAVAAVTGITENIAASLLLSPEAGQVSRIIGIGSLFLGLAVVLYSVVRTGEDTEEIAERFRLLAEHITDGFVLSTGDGTICLVNQRFLDMFGVARSEVVGSNARELAERFDMAPVREHLDRRAQGVASEYEMHVRVGDREKVLLFSGVPVFSRQGGHTATIATVRDITEHARLTQRVEQYARELRELVEEQTRKLQASEEQFRNLLLSMNEGFLTVDRENDIRFVNARFAALVGLPEEEHHARDILELLEDASRSRLLNLLARSTTEAERGLRQEIEFLDSDGRAVPAVVASAPLPRREGQAEQGHSLVVTGIAEIRRMQQKLVVRARELERANEELRMHDRAKDSFLSNVSHELRTPLSTIQGYVELFGDGGLGALSEAQQGAVRVMERNVGRLLGLINEMIEYSRMQIRGIQPVYNLFTAQDLAAEAVAAIHPDALEKNLQVRMDLPGEPLHVWADREKMAQVIGILLNNAVKFTGRGGNITVTAEAWHNTGLSITVEDDGIGIAPAYHARVFDRFFQVDSSKARQYEGTGIGLSLAKNMVEAQGGSIHLRSALNEGAVFTVHLPDALFAARRDGGEETRVLEGKTLLVAGEREDFARALAALPGPAAVHWAPGGYQAVRKAAELRPDLLVINESSGDVLGRTTLRLLRQNTEVLALPALVCTMESDVILAEERGHWPHTEFLVKPFHAAELDEAARRLCAGETVEETLRPFEPFPPARNRRYVFVIDTDPGMREWVATALKYRDIGCMCTDAPPSALDMALTVRPDAIFLDGDAPGARVAEVVRAFTEAPQTTGTPVYVMTGLRGPMEKNPAVAGVIRKPFTISELADIIQSA